Proteins from a single region of Leuconostoc gasicomitatum LMG 18811:
- a CDS encoding efflux RND transporter periplasmic adaptor subunit, producing the protein MKRRTKVTLIVTSCVVAVGLLAATGVTTYHKMTHKSGATVKTGYQSYTVTTSPALSMSGKVAASKTQMLNTPTGKLQQINVNNGQSVKSGDILLTVTNTDMQEAIDNQNDVIAKSNRAINGATSALRNAQQSYNQADPEAKSALKDGVTQAQQAVTDANTDAQDAQNKLVDLQNKLNVNLTAPFDGIVSVDDNTKDGLPALTMNTTEKVLQATVSEYDYNKVHSGDKVTVSGIDGTPNQTTAIDKIEQIPAEKSKGTTYYPFSAHVNENFLYGQSVKVKVPQNDLKVPSTAVYKGNIYKIIDGKASRVNADVTKTGTSYIVKSGVAKDEKVVLNPDSHLKNGEAIND; encoded by the coding sequence ATGAAACGACGAACTAAAGTAACCTTAATTGTCACGAGTTGCGTTGTAGCTGTTGGTCTATTGGCAGCTACTGGGGTGACAACGTATCATAAAATGACACACAAATCCGGTGCAACCGTCAAAACAGGTTATCAATCCTATACGGTGACCACTTCACCTGCTTTATCAATGTCAGGGAAAGTAGCTGCTAGCAAAACGCAAATGCTAAATACACCAACTGGTAAGCTACAACAAATTAATGTTAATAACGGTCAATCTGTTAAAAGCGGGGATATTTTGTTAACTGTAACGAACACGGATATGCAAGAAGCAATTGACAATCAAAACGATGTGATTGCTAAGTCAAATCGTGCGATTAATGGTGCGACAAGTGCACTAAGAAATGCACAACAGAGCTATAACCAAGCAGATCCGGAAGCTAAATCTGCACTAAAAGATGGTGTAACGCAAGCACAACAAGCGGTTACTGATGCAAATACAGATGCACAAGATGCACAAAATAAGCTTGTTGATTTACAAAATAAACTGAATGTCAATTTAACGGCACCTTTTGATGGGATTGTTTCAGTGGATGATAATACAAAAGATGGTTTGCCTGCTTTAACAATGAACACTACTGAAAAGGTGTTGCAAGCAACAGTGTCAGAGTATGATTATAATAAGGTTCACAGTGGGGATAAAGTTACTGTTAGTGGTATTGATGGTACACCAAACCAAACAACAGCCATTGATAAAATTGAACAAATACCAGCAGAAAAAAGTAAAGGAACCACCTATTATCCATTTTCTGCTCATGTGAACGAAAACTTTTTATACGGACAAAGTGTGAAAGTGAAAGTGCCACAAAACGATCTTAAGGTGCCAAGTACTGCTGTTTATAAAGGCAATATCTATAAAATAATTGATGGTAAAGCTAGTCGGGTTAACGCTGACGTTACTAAAACAGGGACAAGTTATATTGTTAAGTCAGGCGTCGCTAAGGATGAGAAGGTTGTCCTTAATCCAGATAGTCATTTAAAAAATGGTGAAGCAATCAATGATTAA
- a CDS encoding ABC transporter ATP-binding protein, which produces MINLSAISKSYRQGNDDYQVLHDINLRIQAGEFVAIMGPSGSGKSTLINIIGFLDQHFDGGYTFNDVVVSELNRKQHAQLRNQSVGFIFQNFKLITNQSVGENVGLPLLYAGMKRRDIVARVNEVLSQVGLPGSYHKLPKNLSGGQQQRVAIARSIVTKPKFLVADEPTGALDSVTSAEIIALFKDLNDNGTTVIMVTHDEHVARETNRLIKILDGRIQSDEEVQHANT; this is translated from the coding sequence ATGATTAATTTATCAGCGATTAGTAAAAGTTATCGTCAAGGTAATGATGATTATCAAGTGTTACATGACATTAATTTGCGCATTCAAGCTGGTGAATTTGTGGCGATTATGGGGCCGTCTGGGTCAGGTAAATCAACTTTAATTAATATTATTGGGTTTTTGGATCAACATTTTGATGGTGGTTATACATTTAATGATGTGGTTGTGAGTGAACTAAACCGTAAGCAACATGCGCAATTGCGTAATCAATCCGTTGGGTTTATATTTCAAAATTTCAAGCTCATTACAAACCAAAGTGTTGGTGAAAACGTTGGCTTACCGCTATTGTATGCTGGTATGAAGCGTCGAGATATTGTAGCGCGTGTTAATGAAGTCTTATCACAAGTGGGATTACCTGGTAGTTATCATAAATTGCCAAAAAATCTTTCTGGTGGGCAACAGCAGCGCGTGGCGATTGCTCGCTCGATTGTGACAAAACCAAAATTTTTAGTGGCAGATGAGCCAACTGGTGCGTTGGATTCAGTTACTTCTGCAGAAATTATTGCGTTGTTTAAAGATTTGAATGATAATGGCACAACGGTTATTATGGTTACCCATGATGAACATGTTGCACGTGAAACAAATCGATTGATTAAAATATTAGATGGCCGAATACAAAGTGATGAGGAGGTGCAACATGCAAATACGTGA
- a CDS encoding ABC transporter permease, whose product MQIRELFVSAFRSLLSNKRRSILTMIGIIIGIASVITILALGDGARVAMMKNLQASSSGQQSTEITFAPKDESKVAGFSDDDLNRIRENNKVSHVSVQSDDHGILSTEGLVNGKTISPVVYLSQSANNDHLISGHGISKRDSLVSNPVALVSQSMAKRGYQSANNALNAGIELNGTTYTIVGIISNDAMRGSYNNYDVVVPRQVFEANNANISANTLKLTFAAGVNVSKETQKITDQLNSTGSQHNAGNYQFYDMAAMLKGVSAVIKGITYFIVAVAGISLFIAGIGVMNMMYIAVSERTQEIGIRMAVGASQQQILWQFLIEAVMLTLSGGMIGYLAGLGIAMGVSAFLPFKASVSISTFLLAFGTSTIVGLVFGILPAKTASNKNLIDILR is encoded by the coding sequence ATGCAAATACGTGAATTATTTGTGAGTGCTTTTCGATCACTATTATCTAACAAACGTCGTAGTATATTGACTATGATTGGCATTATTATTGGTATTGCTTCCGTGATCACCATTTTAGCACTGGGAGATGGCGCTCGTGTGGCGATGATGAAAAATTTGCAGGCTAGTAGCAGTGGTCAACAATCGACTGAAATTACTTTTGCGCCAAAAGATGAGAGCAAAGTGGCTGGTTTCAGCGATGATGATTTGAATCGCATACGTGAAAATAATAAAGTCAGTCATGTTAGTGTACAATCAGATGATCATGGCATTTTATCAACTGAAGGGTTAGTCAATGGTAAAACAATATCGCCAGTTGTTTATTTAAGTCAAAGTGCTAATAATGATCATTTAATTTCAGGTCATGGTATTAGTAAAAGAGATAGCCTGGTTAGCAATCCAGTAGCCTTAGTGAGTCAATCCATGGCCAAAAGAGGGTATCAAAGTGCAAATAATGCGTTGAATGCTGGTATTGAATTAAATGGCACGACATACACAATTGTTGGTATCATTAGTAATGATGCCATGCGTGGGAGTTATAATAACTATGATGTCGTTGTGCCACGCCAAGTGTTTGAGGCGAACAATGCCAACATTTCGGCCAACACATTGAAATTAACATTTGCTGCTGGGGTGAATGTCTCTAAAGAAACCCAGAAAATTACGGATCAATTGAATAGTACGGGTTCACAACATAACGCCGGGAATTATCAATTTTATGATATGGCTGCCATGTTGAAGGGTGTTAGTGCCGTGATTAAGGGTATCACGTACTTCATTGTTGCTGTGGCAGGAATTTCGTTGTTTATTGCTGGTATTGGTGTGATGAACATGATGTATATTGCTGTGAGTGAGCGTACTCAAGAAATTGGTATTCGTATGGCAGTGGGGGCTTCTCAGCAACAAATTTTATGGCAATTTTTGATAGAGGCAGTGATGTTAACTTTGAGTGGGGGTATGATTGGTTATCTTGCTGGTCTAGGAATTGCCATGGGCGTTTCTGCTTTCTTACCATTTAAAGCTAGCGTGTCTATATCCACATTCTTGTTAGCATTTGGCACATCAACCATTGTTGGCTTAGTGTTTGGTATATTACCAGCTAAAACAGCAAGTAATAAGAATTTGATTGATATTTTGAGATAA
- a CDS encoding GNAT family N-acetyltransferase: MLKIMPMSPNHFQKYMDFAVNEYATEKIAAGTWTAETAQKNSQLTYDRLLPNGLATPDTFFYSIFKNSEIIGYIWFGTDNENASTAFIFDFEIYKTYQKSGFNITDINMQKQL, translated from the coding sequence ATGTTAAAAATTATGCCAATGTCTCCTAATCATTTTCAAAAATACATGGATTTTGCAGTCAATGAATACGCCACAGAAAAGATCGCAGCTGGCACTTGGACAGCAGAAACTGCTCAAAAAAATTCACAATTAACTTATGATCGGTTATTACCAAATGGGCTTGCAACGCCAGACACTTTTTTCTACTCAATTTTCAAAAATTCAGAAATAATCGGTTATATCTGGTTCGGTACTGATAATGAGAATGCATCAACTGCGTTTATCTTTGACTTCGAAATTTATAAAACTTATCAAAAAAGCGGATTCAACATAACAGACATAAACATGCAAAAACAACTCTAA